The DNA region GCCGAAGCCCCCGCCCGGGCAACCCGGACGGGGGCTTCGGCGAAGGCGGAACTAGGCGAACAGACCCTTCAGGGTCCCCTCGTGCGCCGTGCGCAGCTCGCTCAGCGGAATGCTGAACTCGCCCTGGACCTCGATCTCCTCGCCGTCCACGACACCGATCCGGGTGACGGGCAGACCGCGCGCCCCGCACATGTCGTTGAAGCGGAGCTCCTCGCTGCGGGGGACCGAGACGACCGCGCGCCCCGCAGACTCCGAGAAGAGGAAGGTGAACGCGTCGAGACCGTCCGGCACGACCAGCCGGGCACCCTTCCCGCCCCGCAGGCAGGACTCGGTGACCGCCTGGACCAGACCGCCGTCGGAGAGGTCGTGCGCCGCGTCGATCATGCCGTCGCGCGAGGCCGAGATCAGGATCTCGCCGAGCAGCTTCTCGCGGCCGAGGTCGACCTTGGGCGGCATCCCGCCGAGGTGCCGGTGGATCACCTCGGACCACGCCGAGCCGCCGAACTCCTCGCTCGTGTCGCCCAGCAGGTAGAGGAGCTGGCCCTCCTCCGCGAAGGCGATCGGCGTACGGCGGGTGACGTCGTCGATCACACCGAGGACGGCCACGACCGGCGTCGGGTGGATCGCCGTCTCACCGGTCTGGTTGTACAGGGAGACGTTGCCGCCGGTGACCGGGGTGCCCAGCTCCAGACAGCCGTCCGCGAGACCGCGGGTGGCCTCGGCGAACTGCCACATGACGTCCGGGTCCTCGGGCGAACCGAAGTTCAGGCAGTCCGAGATGGCGAGCGGCTTGGCACCGGACGCGGCGACGTTGCGGTAGGACTCGGCGAGCGCCAGCTGCGCCCCCGTGTACGGGTCGAGCTTCGCGTAGCGGCCGTTGCCGTCGGTCGCCATGGCGACGCCCAGATTCGACTCCTCGTCGATCCGGACCATGCCGGCGTCCTCGGGCATCGCGAGCACGGTGTTGCCCTGCACGAAGCGGTCGTACTGGTCGGTGATCCAGGACTTGGACGCCTGGTTCGGGGAGGCGACCAGCTTGAGGACCTGCTCACGCAGCTCGGCGCCGTTCGCCGGGCGGGCCAGCTTGCCGGCGTCGTCGGCCTGCAGCGCGTCCTGCCAGGAGGGGCGGGCGAACGGGCGGTGGTACGTCGGGCCCTCATGGGCGACGGACCGCGGCGGTACGTCGACGATCTGCTCGCCGTGCCAGAAGATCTCCAGCTGCGAGCCCTCGGTCACCTCACCGATGACGGTGGCGATGACGTCCCACTTCTCGCAGATCTCCAGGAAGCGGTCGACCTTGTCCGGCTCGACGATCGCGCACATGCGCTCCTGCGACTCGCTCATGAGGATCTCCTCGGGCGAGAGCGAGGAGTCGCGCAGCGGCACGGTGTCCAGCTCGACGCGCATCCCGCCGGAGCCGGCGGAGGCCAGCTCGCTCGTGGCGCAGGAGAGCCCGGCGCCGCCGAGGTCCTGGATGCCCGCGACGAGCTTCTCCTTGAAGATCTCCAGGGTGCACTCGATGAGGAGCTTCTCCTGGAACGGGTCTCCGACCTGGACGGCGGGCCGCTTGGCCGGGCCGGTCGACTCGAAGGTCTCGGACGCCAGGACGGAGACTCCGCCGATGCCGTCGCCGCCGGTACGGGCGCCGTACAGGATGACCTTGTTGCCGGGGCCGGAGGCCTTGGCCAGGTGGATGTCCTCGTGCTTCATCACACCGATGCAGCCCGCGTTGACGAGCGGGTTGCCCTGGTAGCACTCGTCGAAGACGACCTCGCCGCCGATGTTCGGCAGGCCCAGGCAGTTGCCGTATCCACCGATGCCCGCGACCACGCCGGGCAGCACGCGCCGGGTGTCGGGGTGGTCCGCCGCACCGAAGCGCAGCGGGTCGACGACCGCGACCGGCCGGGCGCCCATGGCGAGGATGTCGCGGACGATGCCGCCGACGCCGGTGGCCGCGCCCTGGTAGGGCTCGATGTACGAGGGGTGGTTGTGCGACTCGACCTTGAAGGTGACCGCGTACCCCTGGCCGACGTCGACCACACCGGCGTTCTCGCCGATGCCGACGAGCATCGCGTCGTTGGCGGGGACCTTCTCGCCGAACTGCTTGAGGTGGACCTTGCTGCTCTTGTACGAGCAGTGCTCGGACCACATCACGGAGTACATGGCGAGCTCGGCGCCGGTGGGACGGCGGCCCAGGATCTCGCGGATCCGGGCGTACTCGTCCTCCTTGAGGCCGAGCTCCTTCCATGGCTGCTCGGTGTCCGGGGTTTCGGCCGCGTGCTTGACCGTGTCCAGGCTCATGCGTTGACCAGCTTCTTGATGATCGAGGTGAAGAAACCGAGGCCGTCGGTGCCACCGGTGCCGACGAGCGGCTCGACGGCGTGCTCGGGGTG from Streptomyces sp. B1I3 includes:
- the purL gene encoding phosphoribosylformylglycinamidine synthase subunit PurL, which translates into the protein MSLDTVKHAAETPDTEQPWKELGLKEDEYARIREILGRRPTGAELAMYSVMWSEHCSYKSSKVHLKQFGEKVPANDAMLVGIGENAGVVDVGQGYAVTFKVESHNHPSYIEPYQGAATGVGGIVRDILAMGARPVAVVDPLRFGAADHPDTRRVLPGVVAGIGGYGNCLGLPNIGGEVVFDECYQGNPLVNAGCIGVMKHEDIHLAKASGPGNKVILYGARTGGDGIGGVSVLASETFESTGPAKRPAVQVGDPFQEKLLIECTLEIFKEKLVAGIQDLGGAGLSCATSELASAGSGGMRVELDTVPLRDSSLSPEEILMSESQERMCAIVEPDKVDRFLEICEKWDVIATVIGEVTEGSQLEIFWHGEQIVDVPPRSVAHEGPTYHRPFARPSWQDALQADDAGKLARPANGAELREQVLKLVASPNQASKSWITDQYDRFVQGNTVLAMPEDAGMVRIDEESNLGVAMATDGNGRYAKLDPYTGAQLALAESYRNVAASGAKPLAISDCLNFGSPEDPDVMWQFAEATRGLADGCLELGTPVTGGNVSLYNQTGETAIHPTPVVAVLGVIDDVTRRTPIAFAEEGQLLYLLGDTSEEFGGSAWSEVIHRHLGGMPPKVDLGREKLLGEILISASRDGMIDAAHDLSDGGLVQAVTESCLRGGKGARLVVPDGLDAFTFLFSESAGRAVVSVPRSEELRFNDMCGARGLPVTRIGVVDGEEIEVQGEFSIPLSELRTAHEGTLKGLFA